One Festucalex cinctus isolate MCC-2025b chromosome 1, RoL_Fcin_1.0, whole genome shotgun sequence genomic region harbors:
- the slc35a3b gene encoding solute carrier family 35 member A3b isoform X3 — translation MLQSKHEESSTMASSIHSRRLKYLSLGVLVLQTTSLVLTLRYSRTLKEDAPRYLASSAVVSAEVIKIVVCTLLVFMENDFSARAMSKLLEEEIVRKPLESMKLAIPAGIYTLQNNLLYVALSNLDAATYQVTYQLKILTTALFSVSMLGKRLGSYQWLSLLFLMAGVTLVQWPMPTGGDSEQKVLSASNQFVGLMAVLMACISSGFAGVYFEKILKETKQSLWFRNIQLGMMAYDGERVTQSGMFQGYNKITCTVVLLQALGGLVIAMVIKYADNILKGFASSLSIITSSLISYFLLEDFNPTGVFFTGAALVIAATLLYSYERKPTSGSTVKV, via the exons ATGTTGCAGTCAAAACAT GAAGAGTCCTCCACCATGGCGTCCTCCATACATTCCAGGAGGCTGAAGTATCTATCTCTGGGGGTTCTCGTGTTGCAGACCACCTCACTGGTACTCACCCTGCGCTACTCCCGCACTCTGAAGGAAGATGCCCCCCGCTACCTCGCATCGTCTGCTGTGGTGTCTGCCGAGGTTATCAAGATTGTCGTCTGCACCCTTCTGGTCTTCATGGAGAATG ATTTCAGTGCGCGGGCCATGAGCAAGCTGTTGGAGGAGGAGATTGTGAGAAAGCCTCTGGAGAGCATGAAGCTGGCCATTCCCGCAGGAATCTACACGCTGCAGAACAATCTACTCTATGTTGCCTTATCCAACCTGGACGCAGCCACCTATCAG gtCACATACCAGTTGAAGATTTTGACCACAGCTCTGTTCTCCGTCTCCATGCTGGGCAAGAGGTTGGGTTCCTATCAATGGCTCTCCCTTCTCTTTCTCATGGCTGGAGTCACTTTAGTGCAG tgGCCTATGCCGACTGGAGGAGATTCTGAGCAGAAAGTCCTCTCCGCCAGCAACCAATTTGTGGGTCTGATGGCTGTGCTGATGGCATGCATTTCCAGTGGGTTTGCTGGAGTTTACTTTGAGAAGATTCTCAAGGAGACCAAACAGAGTTTGTGGTTTCGTAACATACAGCTTG GAATGATGGCGTATGACGGCGAGCGAGTGACACAGTCTGGAATGTTTCAAGGCTACAACAAGATCACCTGCACAGTTGTCCTCTTGCAA GCTTTAGGAGGCTTGGTCATAGCCATGGTCATTAAATATGCCGACAACATTCTGAAAGGGTTTGCTTCCTCTCTGTCCATCATCACGTCCTCGCTGATCTCATATTTCCTATTAGAAGACTTCAACCCTACTGG TGTGTTTTTCACAGGGGCAGCACTGGTTATTGCAGCCACATTACTGTACAGCTATGAGCGCAAACCCACCAGTGGCAGTACTGTAAAGGTATAA
- the slc35a3b gene encoding solute carrier family 35 member A3b isoform X1, with amino-acid sequence MLQSKHEESSTMASSIHSRRLKYLSLGVLVLQTTSLVLTLRYSRTLKEDAPRYLASSAVVSAEVIKIVVCTLLVFMENDFSARAMSKLLEEEIVRKPLESMKLAIPAGIYTLQNNLLYVALSNLDAATYQVTYQLKILTTALFSVSMLGKRLGSYQWLSLLFLMAGVTLVQWPMPTGGDSEQKVLSASNQFVGLMAVLMACISSGFAGVYFEKILKETKQSLWFRNIQLGLFGFVFGTLGMMAYDGERVTQSGMFQGYNKITCTVVLLQALGGLVIAMVIKYADNILKGFASSLSIITSSLISYFLLEDFNPTGVFFTGAALVIAATLLYSYERKPTSGSTVKV; translated from the exons ATGTTGCAGTCAAAACAT GAAGAGTCCTCCACCATGGCGTCCTCCATACATTCCAGGAGGCTGAAGTATCTATCTCTGGGGGTTCTCGTGTTGCAGACCACCTCACTGGTACTCACCCTGCGCTACTCCCGCACTCTGAAGGAAGATGCCCCCCGCTACCTCGCATCGTCTGCTGTGGTGTCTGCCGAGGTTATCAAGATTGTCGTCTGCACCCTTCTGGTCTTCATGGAGAATG ATTTCAGTGCGCGGGCCATGAGCAAGCTGTTGGAGGAGGAGATTGTGAGAAAGCCTCTGGAGAGCATGAAGCTGGCCATTCCCGCAGGAATCTACACGCTGCAGAACAATCTACTCTATGTTGCCTTATCCAACCTGGACGCAGCCACCTATCAG gtCACATACCAGTTGAAGATTTTGACCACAGCTCTGTTCTCCGTCTCCATGCTGGGCAAGAGGTTGGGTTCCTATCAATGGCTCTCCCTTCTCTTTCTCATGGCTGGAGTCACTTTAGTGCAG tgGCCTATGCCGACTGGAGGAGATTCTGAGCAGAAAGTCCTCTCCGCCAGCAACCAATTTGTGGGTCTGATGGCTGTGCTGATGGCATGCATTTCCAGTGGGTTTGCTGGAGTTTACTTTGAGAAGATTCTCAAGGAGACCAAACAGAGTTTGTGGTTTCGTAACATACAGCTTG gtttgtttgggtttgtgtTTGGTACGTTAGGAATGATGGCGTATGACGGCGAGCGAGTGACACAGTCTGGAATGTTTCAAGGCTACAACAAGATCACCTGCACAGTTGTCCTCTTGCAA GCTTTAGGAGGCTTGGTCATAGCCATGGTCATTAAATATGCCGACAACATTCTGAAAGGGTTTGCTTCCTCTCTGTCCATCATCACGTCCTCGCTGATCTCATATTTCCTATTAGAAGACTTCAACCCTACTGG TGTGTTTTTCACAGGGGCAGCACTGGTTATTGCAGCCACATTACTGTACAGCTATGAGCGCAAACCCACCAGTGGCAGTACTGTAAAGGTATAA
- the slc35a3b gene encoding solute carrier family 35 member A3b isoform X2 — MEESSTMASSIHSRRLKYLSLGVLVLQTTSLVLTLRYSRTLKEDAPRYLASSAVVSAEVIKIVVCTLLVFMENDFSARAMSKLLEEEIVRKPLESMKLAIPAGIYTLQNNLLYVALSNLDAATYQVTYQLKILTTALFSVSMLGKRLGSYQWLSLLFLMAGVTLVQWPMPTGGDSEQKVLSASNQFVGLMAVLMACISSGFAGVYFEKILKETKQSLWFRNIQLGLFGFVFGTLGMMAYDGERVTQSGMFQGYNKITCTVVLLQALGGLVIAMVIKYADNILKGFASSLSIITSSLISYFLLEDFNPTGVFFTGAALVIAATLLYSYERKPTSGSTVKV; from the exons ATG GAAGAGTCCTCCACCATGGCGTCCTCCATACATTCCAGGAGGCTGAAGTATCTATCTCTGGGGGTTCTCGTGTTGCAGACCACCTCACTGGTACTCACCCTGCGCTACTCCCGCACTCTGAAGGAAGATGCCCCCCGCTACCTCGCATCGTCTGCTGTGGTGTCTGCCGAGGTTATCAAGATTGTCGTCTGCACCCTTCTGGTCTTCATGGAGAATG ATTTCAGTGCGCGGGCCATGAGCAAGCTGTTGGAGGAGGAGATTGTGAGAAAGCCTCTGGAGAGCATGAAGCTGGCCATTCCCGCAGGAATCTACACGCTGCAGAACAATCTACTCTATGTTGCCTTATCCAACCTGGACGCAGCCACCTATCAG gtCACATACCAGTTGAAGATTTTGACCACAGCTCTGTTCTCCGTCTCCATGCTGGGCAAGAGGTTGGGTTCCTATCAATGGCTCTCCCTTCTCTTTCTCATGGCTGGAGTCACTTTAGTGCAG tgGCCTATGCCGACTGGAGGAGATTCTGAGCAGAAAGTCCTCTCCGCCAGCAACCAATTTGTGGGTCTGATGGCTGTGCTGATGGCATGCATTTCCAGTGGGTTTGCTGGAGTTTACTTTGAGAAGATTCTCAAGGAGACCAAACAGAGTTTGTGGTTTCGTAACATACAGCTTG gtttgtttgggtttgtgtTTGGTACGTTAGGAATGATGGCGTATGACGGCGAGCGAGTGACACAGTCTGGAATGTTTCAAGGCTACAACAAGATCACCTGCACAGTTGTCCTCTTGCAA GCTTTAGGAGGCTTGGTCATAGCCATGGTCATTAAATATGCCGACAACATTCTGAAAGGGTTTGCTTCCTCTCTGTCCATCATCACGTCCTCGCTGATCTCATATTTCCTATTAGAAGACTTCAACCCTACTGG TGTGTTTTTCACAGGGGCAGCACTGGTTATTGCAGCCACATTACTGTACAGCTATGAGCGCAAACCCACCAGTGGCAGTACTGTAAAGGTATAA
- the slc35a3b gene encoding solute carrier family 35 member A3b isoform X5 yields MTTSLVLTLRYSRTLKEDAPRYLASSAVVSAEVIKIVVCTLLVFMENDFSARAMSKLLEEEIVRKPLESMKLAIPAGIYTLQNNLLYVALSNLDAATYQVTYQLKILTTALFSVSMLGKRLGSYQWLSLLFLMAGVTLVQWPMPTGGDSEQKVLSASNQFVGLMAVLMACISSGFAGVYFEKILKETKQSLWFRNIQLGLFGFVFGTLGMMAYDGERVTQSGMFQGYNKITCTVVLLQALGGLVIAMVIKYADNILKGFASSLSIITSSLISYFLLEDFNPTGVFFTGAALVIAATLLYSYERKPTSGSTVKV; encoded by the exons ATG ACCACCTCACTGGTACTCACCCTGCGCTACTCCCGCACTCTGAAGGAAGATGCCCCCCGCTACCTCGCATCGTCTGCTGTGGTGTCTGCCGAGGTTATCAAGATTGTCGTCTGCACCCTTCTGGTCTTCATGGAGAATG ATTTCAGTGCGCGGGCCATGAGCAAGCTGTTGGAGGAGGAGATTGTGAGAAAGCCTCTGGAGAGCATGAAGCTGGCCATTCCCGCAGGAATCTACACGCTGCAGAACAATCTACTCTATGTTGCCTTATCCAACCTGGACGCAGCCACCTATCAG gtCACATACCAGTTGAAGATTTTGACCACAGCTCTGTTCTCCGTCTCCATGCTGGGCAAGAGGTTGGGTTCCTATCAATGGCTCTCCCTTCTCTTTCTCATGGCTGGAGTCACTTTAGTGCAG tgGCCTATGCCGACTGGAGGAGATTCTGAGCAGAAAGTCCTCTCCGCCAGCAACCAATTTGTGGGTCTGATGGCTGTGCTGATGGCATGCATTTCCAGTGGGTTTGCTGGAGTTTACTTTGAGAAGATTCTCAAGGAGACCAAACAGAGTTTGTGGTTTCGTAACATACAGCTTG gtttgtttgggtttgtgtTTGGTACGTTAGGAATGATGGCGTATGACGGCGAGCGAGTGACACAGTCTGGAATGTTTCAAGGCTACAACAAGATCACCTGCACAGTTGTCCTCTTGCAA GCTTTAGGAGGCTTGGTCATAGCCATGGTCATTAAATATGCCGACAACATTCTGAAAGGGTTTGCTTCCTCTCTGTCCATCATCACGTCCTCGCTGATCTCATATTTCCTATTAGAAGACTTCAACCCTACTGG TGTGTTTTTCACAGGGGCAGCACTGGTTATTGCAGCCACATTACTGTACAGCTATGAGCGCAAACCCACCAGTGGCAGTACTGTAAAGGTATAA
- the slc35a3b gene encoding solute carrier family 35 member A3b isoform X4, translating into MLQSKHTTSLVLTLRYSRTLKEDAPRYLASSAVVSAEVIKIVVCTLLVFMENDFSARAMSKLLEEEIVRKPLESMKLAIPAGIYTLQNNLLYVALSNLDAATYQVTYQLKILTTALFSVSMLGKRLGSYQWLSLLFLMAGVTLVQWPMPTGGDSEQKVLSASNQFVGLMAVLMACISSGFAGVYFEKILKETKQSLWFRNIQLGLFGFVFGTLGMMAYDGERVTQSGMFQGYNKITCTVVLLQALGGLVIAMVIKYADNILKGFASSLSIITSSLISYFLLEDFNPTGVFFTGAALVIAATLLYSYERKPTSGSTVKV; encoded by the exons ATGTTGCAGTCAAAACAT ACCACCTCACTGGTACTCACCCTGCGCTACTCCCGCACTCTGAAGGAAGATGCCCCCCGCTACCTCGCATCGTCTGCTGTGGTGTCTGCCGAGGTTATCAAGATTGTCGTCTGCACCCTTCTGGTCTTCATGGAGAATG ATTTCAGTGCGCGGGCCATGAGCAAGCTGTTGGAGGAGGAGATTGTGAGAAAGCCTCTGGAGAGCATGAAGCTGGCCATTCCCGCAGGAATCTACACGCTGCAGAACAATCTACTCTATGTTGCCTTATCCAACCTGGACGCAGCCACCTATCAG gtCACATACCAGTTGAAGATTTTGACCACAGCTCTGTTCTCCGTCTCCATGCTGGGCAAGAGGTTGGGTTCCTATCAATGGCTCTCCCTTCTCTTTCTCATGGCTGGAGTCACTTTAGTGCAG tgGCCTATGCCGACTGGAGGAGATTCTGAGCAGAAAGTCCTCTCCGCCAGCAACCAATTTGTGGGTCTGATGGCTGTGCTGATGGCATGCATTTCCAGTGGGTTTGCTGGAGTTTACTTTGAGAAGATTCTCAAGGAGACCAAACAGAGTTTGTGGTTTCGTAACATACAGCTTG gtttgtttgggtttgtgtTTGGTACGTTAGGAATGATGGCGTATGACGGCGAGCGAGTGACACAGTCTGGAATGTTTCAAGGCTACAACAAGATCACCTGCACAGTTGTCCTCTTGCAA GCTTTAGGAGGCTTGGTCATAGCCATGGTCATTAAATATGCCGACAACATTCTGAAAGGGTTTGCTTCCTCTCTGTCCATCATCACGTCCTCGCTGATCTCATATTTCCTATTAGAAGACTTCAACCCTACTGG TGTGTTTTTCACAGGGGCAGCACTGGTTATTGCAGCCACATTACTGTACAGCTATGAGCGCAAACCCACCAGTGGCAGTACTGTAAAGGTATAA